In one Yarrowia lipolytica chromosome 1A, complete sequence genomic region, the following are encoded:
- a CDS encoding uncharacterized protein (Compare to YALI0A16038g, highly similar to uniprot|Q6C9L7 Yarrowia lipolytica YALI0D10104g), translating to MTKEYTAIYSPEARSTPKNTKKDAVHAIRDQNNVEISAGDVVLLRDDPDVEGKEFALIQGLKHGDEGLQARCVLMKLFNDAESLTPTHVIPNTNKNRYSEGQELVMMNSIVDILVVELHLPVLCYSFAAFEALSQEDKKGDNVYFCRYVFDHDANKTSAAFDWQDITKDMGRFIDVLYKLLTDKPRRAAVEASRQSRHVRDEDEKEKDMDTMDEDTPAEQIEKQKEDDTEIINEDDEYDTHVEQIEKAPAITPRKRALEELDLPQPDHNSTPTATPEKKRKTENGHEVAPSKRTACVIS from the exons ATGACCAAAGAGTACACGGCAATTTACTCGCCAGAGGCCAGATCGACGCCCAAGAACACGAAGAAGGATGCGGTTCACGCGATCAGAGACCAGAACAACGTGGAGATATctgctggagatgtggTTCTTCTAAGAGACGATCCGGACGTGGAAGGCAAGGAGTTTGCATTGATCCAGGGTCTCAAGCACGGAGATGAGGGACTGCAGGCCAGGTGTGTCTTGATGAAACTGTTTAACGACGCTGAGTCTCTCACTCCTACGCATGTGATCCCCAATACCAACAAGAACAGGTACTCCGAGGGTCAAGAGTTGGTCATGATGAACTCCATTGTGGATATTCTTGTGGTGGAGCTGCATCTCCCTGTCCTGTGTTATTCGTTTGCTGCATTCGAGGCTCTCTCGCAGGAAGACAAAAAGGGAGACAATGTCTATTTTTGCAGATATGTGTTTGATCACGATGCCAACAAGACGTCTGCGGCGTTTGACTGGCAAGATATCACCAAGGACATGGGTAGATTTATTGACGTTCTCTACAAACTCCTCACAGACAAGCCTCGAAGAGCAGCAGTTGAGGCTTCCAGACAGAGCAGACATGTCCGAGACGAAGACGAGAAAGAGAAGGACATGGATACTATGGACGAGGACACTCCTGCAGAGCAGATCGAAAAGCAGAAAGAGGACGACACTGAGATTATTAATGAGGACGACGAATACGACACTCATGTAGAGCAGATCGAAAAGGCACCAGCAATTACACCCCGAAAACGAGcactggaggagctcgaTCTACCACAACCCGACCATAACTCGACTCCAACGGCCACGCCAGAGAAGAAACGAAAGACGGAAAATGGCCATGAAGTGGCCCCCTCCAAACG AACCGCCTGTGTCATCTCCTAA